One Defluviimonas sp. SAOS-178_SWC DNA window includes the following coding sequences:
- a CDS encoding ABC transporter permease, producing MTRLPRWADLVLVPLISLLLAGIISALVILAIGQSPSEALKTMVIGAVGSPYAWGYTLYYATSFIFTGLAVTVAFHASLFNIGGEGQAQLGGLGVALVCLSLPWPHWTLALPAAMVGAAVFGAAWAAIPAYLQARRGSHIVITTIMFNYIGAALIIYMLVNVLRPPGQMDPATARFPEGTKLPTLHEIPGLGLIFNKQVPANVTFFVALIACWLIWLLLWRTRLGYEIRAFGKSEKAAIYAGIRPVRITMIAMLISGALAGLMSINNVMGESERLLQNSAEGAGFIGIAVALMGRNHPVGVFLAAILFGFLFQGGAELGLWTSIPIELRTVVQGLVILFTGALDHMVRMLLGFFFRPRPLGVA from the coding sequence ATGACCCGCTTGCCGCGCTGGGCCGATCTCGTCCTTGTGCCCCTCATCAGCCTCCTTCTCGCCGGCATCATCTCGGCCCTCGTGATCCTCGCCATCGGGCAAAGCCCGTCCGAGGCGCTGAAGACGATGGTGATCGGGGCGGTCGGATCGCCCTATGCCTGGGGCTACACGCTTTACTACGCGACGAGCTTCATCTTCACCGGCCTTGCCGTGACCGTCGCCTTTCATGCCTCTCTCTTCAACATCGGCGGCGAGGGGCAGGCGCAGCTTGGCGGGCTCGGCGTGGCGCTCGTCTGCCTGTCCCTGCCCTGGCCGCACTGGACGCTGGCGCTGCCCGCGGCGATGGTGGGCGCGGCGGTCTTCGGCGCGGCGTGGGCGGCGATCCCGGCCTATCTCCAGGCCAGGCGCGGCAGCCATATCGTCATCACCACGATCATGTTCAACTATATCGGCGCGGCGCTGATCATCTACATGCTGGTGAACGTGCTGCGCCCGCCGGGGCAGATGGACCCGGCCACCGCCCGCTTCCCCGAAGGCACCAAGCTGCCGACCCTGCACGAGATCCCCGGCCTTGGCCTGATCTTCAACAAGCAGGTGCCGGCCAACGTGACGTTTTTCGTCGCTTTGATCGCCTGCTGGCTGATCTGGCTCCTCCTCTGGCGTACGCGGCTCGGCTATGAGATCCGCGCCTTCGGCAAGTCCGAAAAGGCCGCGATCTATGCCGGGATCCGGCCCGTGCGCATCACCATGATCGCGATGCTGATCTCGGGCGCTCTGGCCGGGCTCATGTCGATCAACAACGTGATGGGCGAAAGCGAGCGGCTCCTGCAGAACTCCGCCGAGGGGGCGGGCTTTATCGGCATCGCCGTGGCGCTGATGGGGCGCAACCATCCGGTCGGCGTCTTCCTGGCCGCGATCCTCTTCGGCTTCCTCTTCCAGGGCGGGGCGGAGCTTGGCCTCTGGACCTCGATCCCGATCGAGCTTCGGACCGTGGTGCAGGGCCTCGTGATCCTTTTCACCGGGGCGCTCGACCATATGGTGCGGATGCTCCTTGGCTTCTTCTTCCGGCCCCGGCCGCTGGGGGTGGCGTGA